A part of Loxodonta africana isolate mLoxAfr1 chromosome 11, mLoxAfr1.hap2, whole genome shotgun sequence genomic DNA contains:
- the NUCB1 gene encoding nucleobindin-1 isoform X4, whose translation MSAPSWMSSSGKRCRGCECCSRPRWTPSRSPVSTVGPDVQVDHLSLLKQFEHLDPQNQHTFEARDLELLIQTATRDLAQYDAAHHEEFKRYEMLKEHERRRYLESLGEEQRKEAERKLEEQQRRHREHPKVNVPGSQAQLKEVWEELDGLDPNRFNPKTFFILHDINSDGVLDEQELEALFTKELEKVYDPKNEEDDMREMEEERLRMREHVMKNVDTNQDRLVTLEEFLASTQRKEFGDAGEGWETVEMHPAYTEEELRRFEEELAAREAELNAKARRLSQETEALGRSQGHLEAQKRELQQAVLQMEQRKQQQQALNAPAPAPGPEGQLKFHPDTGDVPVPVPADDQKDVDASKKKIPEHPPEQPQLNSQNL comes from the exons ATGTCCGCACCAAGCTGGATGAGCTCAAGCGGCAAGAGGTGTCGCGGCTGCGAATGTTGCTCAAGGCCAAGATGGACGCCGAGCAGGAGCCCAGTGAGCACGGTGGGACCAG ATGTACAGGTGGACCACCTGAGCCTCCTGAAGCAGTTTGAACACCTGGACCCTCAGAATCAGCACACGTTTGAGGCCCGGGACTTGGAACTGCTGATCCAAACG GCTACCCGGGACCTTGCCCAGTATGATGCGGCCCATCACGAAGAGTTCAAACGCTATGAAATGCTCAAGGAACATGAGAGACGCCGTTATCTGGAATCACTGGGAGAGGAACAACGAAAGGAGGCAGAGAGGAAGCTGGAAGAGCAACAGCGCCGGCACCGGGAGCACCCCAAAGTCAATGTGCCT GGCAGCCAAGCCCAATTGAAGGAGGTGTGGGAGGAACTGGATGGACTGGACCCCAACAGGTTTAACCCCAAGACCTTCTTCATACTGCATG ATATCAACAGTGATGGTGTCCTGGATGAGCAGGAGCTAGAGGCCCTCTTCACCAAGGAG CTGGAGAAGGTGTATGACCCAAAGAACGAGGAGGATGACATGCGGGAGATGGAGGAGGAGCGGCTGCGCATGCGGGAGCACGTGATGAAGAAT GTGGACACCAACCAGGACCGCCTCGTAACCTTGGAGGAGTTCCTTGCATCCACTCAGAGGAAGGAGTTTGGAGACGCTGGAGAGGGCTGGGAG ACAGTGGAGATGCACCCTGCCTACACAGAGGAGGAGCTGCGGCGTTTTGAGGAGGAGCTGGCCGCCCGCGAGGCAGAGCTGAATGCCAAGGCCCGGCGCCTCAGCCAGGAAACGGAGGCTCTGGGGCGGTCCCAGGGCCACCTGGAGGCCCAGAAGAGAGAGCTGCAGCAG GCCGTTCTGCAAATGGAGCAgaggaaacagcagcagcaggctCTCaatgcccctgcccctgctcccgGCCCTGAGGGGCAGCTCAAGTTCCACCCGGACACAG GTGACGTGCCTGTCCCGGTTCCAGCTGATGACCAGAAAGACGTAGAtgcttcaaaaaagaaaattcctgAACACCCCCCCGAGCAGCCCCAGTTGAACTCCCAGAACCTGTGA